In Eschrichtius robustus isolate mEscRob2 chromosome 2, mEscRob2.pri, whole genome shotgun sequence, a single window of DNA contains:
- the ARMC6 gene encoding armadillo repeat-containing protein 6, with protein MKMASKRITQETFDAAVRENIEEFEMGPEEAVKEAVEQFESQGVDLSNIVRMTPKVSADGPQEPTHDILQALDDLQESMARSHPQEVSAHLARFCEQCKQQKACRFLAAEKGAYPILLATWKLATAGDQGLLLQALNALSALTDGQPDLLDTQGLQLLVATLAQNADSANVTCSGIRCVRHACLKHEQNRQSLVKAGVLPLLTGAIARHSCCADVVREACWALRIMTFDDDIRVPFGRAHDHAKMIVQENGGLKVLIEAAKAFPDNPSILSDLCSTLSRLAVRNEFCQEVVDLGGLSVLVALLADCSDHQDLVKQVLSALRAIAGNDDVKDAIVRAGGTESIVFAMTRHLASPQVCEQSCAALCVLALRKPENSRIIVEGGGALAALQAMKAHPQEAGVQKQACMLIRNLVARSQTFSQPILDLGAEALISRARATHHDCEDVAKAALRDLGCHVELQELWTGQKGNLAP; from the exons ATGAAGATGGCCTCCAAGCGCATCACCCAGGAGACCTTTGATGCAGCCGTTCGGGAGAACATCGAGGAGTTTGAGATGGGGCCAGAGGAGGCAGTGAAAGAGGCTGTGGAGCAGTTTGAATCACAAG GGGTTGATCTGAGCAACATTGTAAGGATGACGCCGAAAGTCTCTGCGGATGGACCCCAGGAGCCCACACATGACATCCTGCAG GCCCTGGATGACCTGCAGGAGTCCATGGCCCGCTCTCACCCCCAGGAGGTGTCAGCACACCTCGCCCGCTTTTGCGAGCAGTGCAAGCAGCAAAAGGCCTGCCGCTTCTTGGCAGCCGAGAAGGGGGCCTACCCCATCCTCCTCGCCACCTGGAAGTTGGCCACAGCAGGTGACCAGGGTCTCCTGCTCCAGGCCCTCAATGCCCTGTCAGCCCTGACTGATGGCCAGCCCGACCTCTTGGACACGCAGGGCCTGCAGCTCCTGGTGGCCACACTGGCCCAGAATGCTGACTCGGCCAACGTGACCTGCTCGGGGATCCGCTGTGTGCGCCACGCCTGCCTGAAGCACGAGCAGAACCGGCAGAGCCTGGTGAAGGCCGGCGTGCTACCCCTGCTGACCGGCGCCATTGCCCGGCACAGCTGCTGTGCCGACGTGGTCAGGGAGGCCTGCTGGGCCCTACGCATCATGACCTTTGACGATGACATTCGTGTGCCCTTCGGCCGTGCCCATGACCATGCCAAGATGATCGtgcaggagaatggaggcttgaaGGTGCTCATTGAGGCCGCCAAAG CGTTCCCCGACAACCCCAGCATCCTGAGTGATCTCTGCAGCACCCTGTCCCGCCTGGCTGTCCGCAACGAGTTCTGCCAGGAGGTCGTCGACCTCGGGGGCCTCAGCGTCCTGGTGGCCCTGCTGGCCGACTGCAGTGACCACCAG GACCTTGTGAAGCAAGTGCTGAGCGCCCTGAGGGCTATCGCAGGCAATGATGATGTGAAGGATGCCATTGTCCGCGCCGGCGGGACAGAGTCCATTGTGTTCGCCATGACCCGGCACCTGGCCAGTCCCCAG GTGTGTGAGCAGAGCTGCGCGGCCCTGTGTGTCCTGGCACTGCGCAAGCCAGAGAACAGCCGGATCATCGTGGAGGGCGGCGGGGCCCTGGCTGCACTGCAGGCCATGAAGGCACACCCGCAGGAGGCTGGCGTGCAG AAACAGGCCTGCATGCTGATCCGAAACCTGGTGGCCCGAAGCCAGACCTTCTCACAGCCCATCCTGGACCTGGGGGCTGAGGCACTCATCTCGCGGGCCCGTGCCACCCATCACGACTGTGAGGACGTGGCCAAGGCCGCCCTGAGGGACCTGGGCTGCCACGTCGAGCTCCAAGAGCTGTGGACTGGCCAGAAGGGTAACCTGGCACCATGA